A stretch of Campylobacter gracilis DNA encodes these proteins:
- a CDS encoding RBBP9/YdeN family alpha/beta hydrolase, whose product MQKCVYIVHGYDASPKKHWFPWLKSEIEKSGARAEILAMPTPAHPRLDEWLKTLRESVKFEGEVYLVGHSLGCPTILNFLQSSAASGAVEGVVLVSGLAKPLSDPQFKILDEFMDKGFDFERIKAAAKRRAVVAAKDDYIVPFSFSCELAGQIDAKFYEVQKGGHFLDRDGFTKLDLVYEILEKMMKLKG is encoded by the coding sequence ATGCAAAAGTGCGTCTATATCGTGCACGGCTACGACGCTTCGCCTAAGAAGCACTGGTTTCCTTGGCTTAAAAGCGAGATCGAAAAATCGGGCGCGAGGGCGGAAATTTTAGCGATGCCCACGCCTGCGCATCCGAGGCTTGATGAGTGGTTGAAAACCCTGCGAGAAAGCGTAAAATTTGAAGGCGAAGTTTATCTGGTCGGACACAGCCTCGGCTGTCCTACGATCTTAAATTTTTTGCAAAGTAGCGCTGCAAGCGGCGCAGTAGAGGGCGTAGTGCTGGTCTCGGGGCTTGCAAAGCCGCTTAGTGATCCGCAGTTTAAAATTTTAGACGAGTTTATGGATAAAGGCTTTGATTTTGAGCGCATAAAAGCCGCCGCAAAACGGCGCGCGGTGGTTGCCGCAAAGGACGATTATATCGTGCCGTTTAGCTTCAGTTGTGAGCTAGCGGGGCAGATCGATGCTAAGTTTTACGAGGTGCAAAAGGGTGGGCATTTTTTGGATAGAGACGGCTTTACGAAGCTTGATCTCGTGTATGAAATTTTAGAAAAAATGATGAAGCTAAAGGGCTAG
- a CDS encoding FecCD family ABC transporter permease, whose protein sequence is MKNFKFMLLLLILATIATIAISLCIGRFGLSIAEVLKALSGGEVAQNVHNVVMDVRLPRIIAAVLVGAALGISGTAYQGVFKNQLVSPDLLGVSAGACVGAAIAILLDLNILLIQLFAFVFGLAAVCITLLITRALRSSATIMLVLAGIIVSGLMGALIGFLKFMADPETKLADIVYWQLGSLAKVDPSVLAMIAPVMGVCIAILVLMSYRINVLSMGDATAAKLGVNVVLERGIIIVCATLLTASSVCISGIVAWVGLLMPHLTRMIVGVSNTKAIPASIFLSAIFVLIVDDVARSINQSEIPLGVLTGFIGTLFFIFILLKNKRKLNG, encoded by the coding sequence ATGAAAAATTTTAAATTTATGCTCCTGCTGCTGATACTGGCGACGATTGCAACGATTGCGATATCGCTTTGTATAGGGCGCTTCGGCCTAAGCATCGCCGAGGTTTTAAAAGCGCTTAGCGGCGGCGAAGTAGCGCAAAACGTCCACAACGTCGTTATGGATGTGCGCTTGCCGCGCATCATCGCCGCGGTGCTCGTGGGCGCGGCGCTGGGCATCAGCGGCACGGCGTATCAGGGTGTCTTTAAAAACCAACTCGTCTCGCCAGATCTCTTAGGCGTCAGCGCCGGAGCCTGCGTAGGCGCGGCGATCGCGATCCTGCTTGATCTAAATATCCTTTTGATCCAGCTTTTCGCCTTCGTTTTTGGGCTTGCGGCGGTTTGCATTACGCTTCTGATTACGCGCGCGCTGCGTTCGAGCGCCACCATAATGCTTGTGCTTGCCGGCATCATCGTAAGCGGTCTGATGGGCGCGTTGATTGGGTTTTTAAAATTTATGGCGGATCCCGAGACGAAGCTTGCAGACATCGTGTATTGGCAGCTAGGAAGCCTCGCGAAGGTCGATCCCTCCGTGCTGGCGATGATAGCGCCGGTGATGGGGGTTTGTATCGCTATCTTGGTGCTGATGAGCTACCGCATAAACGTCCTATCCATGGGCGATGCGACGGCAGCGAAGCTCGGCGTAAACGTCGTGCTGGAGCGGGGCATCATCATCGTCTGCGCGACGCTGCTAACCGCAAGTAGCGTGTGTATCAGCGGCATAGTCGCGTGGGTGGGGCTTTTGATGCCGCATCTAACGCGCATGATCGTGGGCGTTAGCAACACCAAGGCGATCCCGGCGAGCATATTTTTAAGCGCGATCTTCGTGCTCATCGTAGACGACGTAGCGCGCAGCATAAATCAAAGCGAGATCCCGCTAGGCGTGCTTACGGGCTTTATCGGCACGCTATTTTTTATATTCATCCTACTTAAAAACAAAAGGAAGCTAAATGGTTAG
- a CDS encoding DUF4139 domain-containing protein, which yields MKKIVLLSAAAALAVNLSAQENSLEIYANSAFLYQNFGAQKSNFSVNVPEYLDIRSIEIAGSCEVRELSLGEIEPVKNAEFAKKEADEKSLRELNDRLVALKAQQRFLSDFASLKDRSLASLKADSQKIYDEVLLVAGEISKTDEQIGKLKEKISKYVIKNERSLNANFDCDPSFVKISYPVDVSAYTHNELSADLASGKIEVAQKLSVQNPLNAELANLTIALYPYEYSSQTAPQPFYPWYEGEPARPAPAAAYKKDVMLEEATMDRVAPAMEARSSYQRTGANIENSLSKVWKISGVSLKAGETGEFSFDKQSLDAKFDLLIDGYGSEAAYVRAKFSPERNIEESETLIKLDGVQIGLVHLGFAANAEATAYLGKNSLIEVKKEQANNFTKNSFFGGESKNSMAWDYEIKNGSKRAWNVVLQERAPVSTHEDVKVALKNSPEQSSLGKDGLLSWDFELKPGESKKIRFGYELSKPKK from the coding sequence ATGAAAAAAATAGTGCTTTTAAGCGCAGCTGCGGCGCTTGCCGTAAATTTAAGCGCGCAGGAAAATAGCCTTGAGATCTACGCGAACTCCGCCTTCTTGTACCAAAACTTCGGCGCGCAAAAATCAAACTTCAGCGTGAACGTGCCGGAGTACTTGGATATCCGCAGCATCGAGATCGCGGGCTCTTGCGAAGTGCGCGAATTGTCTTTGGGAGAGATTGAGCCCGTGAAAAACGCGGAATTCGCCAAAAAAGAGGCGGACGAAAAGAGCTTGCGCGAGCTAAACGACCGCCTGGTCGCGCTTAAGGCGCAGCAGCGCTTTTTAAGCGACTTCGCAAGCCTAAAAGATAGAAGTTTGGCGAGCCTAAAAGCGGATTCGCAAAAAATTTACGACGAAGTCCTGCTCGTAGCAGGCGAAATTTCAAAGACGGACGAGCAGATCGGAAAGCTCAAAGAGAAAATTTCAAAATACGTGATCAAAAACGAGCGCAGCTTAAACGCGAACTTTGACTGCGATCCGAGCTTTGTAAAAATAAGCTACCCCGTTGACGTAAGCGCCTACACGCACAACGAGCTCTCTGCCGATCTTGCAAGCGGCAAAATCGAAGTCGCGCAAAAGCTCTCGGTGCAAAATCCGCTAAACGCGGAGCTAGCGAATTTAACGATCGCGCTGTATCCTTACGAATACTCCTCGCAGACCGCGCCGCAGCCGTTTTACCCGTGGTACGAGGGCGAGCCTGCAAGACCAGCGCCTGCGGCGGCTTATAAAAAGGATGTGATGCTAGAGGAAGCGACTATGGATAGGGTCGCGCCTGCGATGGAGGCTAGATCATCGTATCAAAGGACGGGCGCAAATATCGAAAACTCGCTCTCAAAGGTATGGAAAATTAGCGGCGTAAGCCTCAAAGCGGGCGAGACGGGCGAGTTTAGCTTCGATAAACAGAGCCTGGATGCGAAATTTGATCTGCTCATCGACGGCTACGGCAGCGAGGCGGCCTACGTGCGAGCTAAATTTAGTCCCGAAAGAAACATAGAGGAGAGCGAAACGCTAATAAAGCTCGACGGCGTGCAGATCGGACTCGTGCATCTAGGCTTTGCCGCAAACGCGGAGGCTACGGCGTATCTGGGTAAAAATAGCCTGATCGAAGTCAAAAAAGAGCAGGCGAACAACTTCACGAAAAACTCCTTTTTCGGCGGAGAAAGCAAAAATTCCATGGCTTGGGACTACGAGATCAAAAACGGCTCCAAGCGCGCGTGGAACGTGGTTTTACAAGAGCGGGCGCCCGTCTCGACGCATGAGGACGTAAAGGTCGCGCTGAAAAACTCGCCCGAGCAGAGCAGCCTCGGCAAGGACGGACTGCTTAGCTGGGACTTTGAGCTAAAGCCGGGCGAGAGCAAAAAGATCCGCTTCGGCTATGAGCTAAGCAAGCCGAAGAAATAA
- a CDS encoding ABC transporter ATP-binding protein has product MVRVESLDFGYVKSAPLTLRDVNFNLEAGAMLTILGQNGAGKSTLLNLISGTLEPLRGKISIDGKDMASLSAKGRAEIIGYVSQSEVCEYDYSVFEYVLMGRTAHIGIFSQPSENDYKFAQHYMKMLEIWHLKDKIITRLSGGQRQMASIARALCSEPKIVIFDEPTSALDFANQYKFLRATKELLKNGYTVVLATHNPDFALLLGGYVALVKGGGEVAYGKAEQIIKSEILSKLYDLKLDVSYNEKVGRVCCLTYPF; this is encoded by the coding sequence ATGGTTAGGGTTGAGAGCTTAGACTTCGGCTACGTAAAATCCGCCCCTCTAACACTGCGCGACGTGAATTTCAACCTCGAAGCGGGCGCGATGCTGACGATTTTGGGGCAAAACGGCGCGGGCAAATCGACGCTTTTAAATTTAATCAGCGGCACGCTTGAGCCTCTGCGCGGTAAAATTTCAATCGACGGCAAGGATATGGCGAGCCTCAGCGCCAAAGGGCGCGCCGAGATCATCGGCTACGTCTCGCAAAGCGAGGTCTGCGAGTACGATTACAGCGTCTTCGAATACGTCCTGATGGGGCGCACGGCGCATATCGGGATCTTTTCGCAGCCGAGCGAAAACGACTACAAGTTCGCGCAGCACTACATGAAAATGCTTGAAATTTGGCATCTAAAAGACAAGATCATCACGCGTCTAAGCGGCGGCCAGAGGCAGATGGCGTCCATCGCGCGCGCCCTTTGCAGCGAGCCTAAGATCGTGATCTTCGACGAGCCCACCTCGGCGTTAGACTTTGCCAACCAATACAAATTCCTCCGTGCCACAAAAGAGCTTCTCAAAAACGGCTACACCGTCGTTTTAGCCACGCACAATCCGGACTTCGCGCTGCTTTTGGGCGGATACGTCGCGCTCGTAAAAGGCGGCGGCGAGGTCGCATACGGCAAGGCCGAGCAGATCATAAAAAGCGAAATTTTAAGCAAGCTATACGATCTGAAGCTTGACGTCAGCTACAACGAAAAGGTCGGCAGGGTGTGTTGCTTGACGTATCCATTCTAG